The Deltaproteobacteria bacterium genome includes the window CGGGCGCACGAGCTGATCGATCGCAGGGCGATGCAGATCGATTACGGGCACGCCGAAGTCGCGCTCGAGCTCGGCGATCGATCCGTACACGTCGACGCGCGGGTACTTCGGGTCGTCGCTGCGCCACACCGGGATCGGCGCGCCCCAGAAACGGTTGCGCGAGATCGACCAGTCGCGCGCGTTCTCGAGCCAGTTGCCGAACAGGCCGTCGCGGATGTGGCCGGGGATCCAGTTGATCTCGCGATTCGTCGCGACGAGCCGATCCTTGAACTCGGACACGCGCACGAACCACGACGACATCGCGCGGTAGATGAGCGGCTGGTCGGTGCGCCAGCAGTGCGGGTAGTTGTGCACGATCGTCTCGTGGCGAATCAGGTCGCCGCGCTCGCGCAGCACGCGCGTGATCTTCGGGTTCGCCTCGAAGACGTGCTCGCCCGCCCAGTCCGCGACTTCGCTGGTGAACTTGCCCGCGTCGTCCACCGGCACGACCACGCCGATGCCATTCGCCGCGCAGATCGTGAGGTCGTCCTCGCCGAAGCCCGGCGCCATGTGCACGACGCCGGTGCCTTCTGCGACGTCCACGAACTCCGCTGTTAGAAAGCGGAACGCGTTCGCCTGCGATGCAAAGAATGGGAACAGCGGCGTGTACTTGCGCCCACCGAGCTCCGCGCCCTTCACGCTCGCGACTTGCTCGTAGCCCGCGAGCTCCTTCTCGTACTTCGCCGCGCACGCAGCGCCTAACACCACGCGCTTGCCGTCCTTCGCGAACACCGCGTAGTCGAGCGCGGGCCCGACCGCGAGCGCGAGGTTCGAGGGCAGCGTCCACGGTGTCGTCGTCCACGCCCAGAGCTCAGTGGGAGTCGAGTCGCTCGCGGTGGGCTCGAGCGCGAAGCGCACCGTGATCGCCGGGTCCTGTTTCTCGCGCGTGGCGTTGTCCATGCGTGTCTCGAAGTTCGAGACCGGCGTCTGCGCGGCCCACGAGTACGGCAGCACGCGCACGCCTTCGTAGATCAGGCCCTTGTCCCAGAGTCGCTTGAACGCCCAGATCACGCTCTCCATGTAGGAGGCGTCCATCGTCTTGTAGTCGTTCGCGAAGTCGACCCAGCGGCCTGCGCGGCAGATCGTGTGCTCCCACTGCTCCGTGTATCGCATCACGGAGCTCTCGCAGTGGCGGTTGAAGCGCTCGATGCCGTACTCGAGGATCGCCGCGCGCCCCGAAACCCCTAATTCCTTCTCCGCTTCCATCTCGGCGGGGAGGCCGTGGCAGTCCCAGCCGAAGCGGCGCTCGACGCGGCGACCGCGCAGCGTCTGGTAGCGCGGGATCACGTCCTTCACGTAGCTCGTGAGCAGGTGCCCGAAGTGTGGAAGACCGTTCGCGAAGGGCGGGCCGTCGTAGAACACGAACTCGTTCGCGCCGTTCACGCCCGCCGCGCGGTCCTCGACGCTGCGCTCGAACGTGCGCTCTTTGCGCCAACGCTCGGCCACGCGCTTCTCGATCTCGGGAAACGAGACCTGCGCGGGAACTTCGGGATACGGCGGGGACGCGCTGCGGGCGTTCATGAGGGCGCCGAAACTACTGATATCACCGGGGCTTTGCTGCCGTGAGATCGGTCGAGCCGGGCGGGCACGTCGCATGCAGAACCATCGGGACGCGCGCAACGTTCGGGAGCCGCGAGGGTTTCCCGATTGCGCGCGCCCTCGGTTCAGACGCTCCGGGCCCCTCCGCGCTCCGCCGAAGCCCCGGAGAGCCTGAAAACTCCTGGAGACGCAGCATGTTTCAGCGCTTCATGCTCCTCGGTCTCGCTCTGCTGTGCAGCCTCCTCTCGACGTGGACTCACGCGCAGGGCGCAAACATCGCGAACGTGAGGGTCGAGGTGACGATCGCTCGAACGTCGCTCGGCCCGGACGATCTCGACTTCGAGCTTCGCGTCACGGGGAGCGGTCTCGTCGACGGCACGCTGACGCCACCAAATGCGGCCGCTGTCGCGCTGACCCGTTCGGGAGCGGACCTGGTGCTGACGGACAGCTTCGCGAACGAAGCTGAGTTGAGCTCGCTTCTGCCGAACGGCACGTACCAGCTCAGAGTCAACGGCGGCGCGCTGACCGCGTCGCTCGTGTACACGCGCCCCAGCGTGCCGTCGCCCGCGATCGCCGAGCCGGGCGTGGGAGCCGTCGTGGCGCCGGGCTCGGTTCAGATCGTGTTCAGCGCTTGCGCCGCCTGCAACTTGGTCGGCGACTCGGTCGTGGCCGAGATCGAAGACGGCCAAGGTGCTTTGCTCGACGACGAGACGCTCACGGCGAGCAGCACGACCTGGACGCCACAGGGCGCGTCGGGCCCGCTGCTTCTTCCCGAGCGAGCCGAATTCGTCGCGCGCGTGACGCACACCGCCATTCGACAAGCGAACGTCACCACGAACGACGCCGACGGCACGCTGCTGTTCTCGCACGAGTTCGTGCAGTCGGACGAGGTGGACTTCGAGACGGGCTTCGAGCGGCCGCAGGGGCACGTTTGCCTCGCGGCGAACTACACGGCGCCTCCGGCGGGCTGCACGATTCTCACGAACGCGGAGCTTCAGGTGCTCGATTCGAGCGGCGTGTTCACGGCGCAGGTCGCAGGCCACGACCTCGAGTACACGCTCGCGGTTGCTGCGAGCGGCGCGCTCTCCGGAAACGCGGCCGCGGATCTCGACGACGACGGCTCGCTGGAAACGAGCGCCGCGCTCCGTGGTCGCTTGCGGGGCACGCGAGGCGATGTGCGCTCGCGGATCGCCTTCGCGCTCGAGAACGCGGCGCTGTCCGCGAAGCTGAAAGTGAAGCAGGTGGAGAGGCTCTCGATCGTCGGAGGCACCGTCACTGGCACGCGCCGCGCCAAGGGCGCGATCGGAGCGACGAAGATCAACGAGGAGACTCCCACGAATGGGCCGCTGCCCTTCGCGCCGCTCGGTTGGCTGCTCGAGCTCGACATCGACGGGGGCGAGCCGGTGCAAAACGCGCTGCTGACGCTCGAGGGCGGGCGCAGCTTCGCGCTCACGGGCAAGCACGGCTTCCGCGTCGCATCCGGCGCGTCCAGCTTCAAGCTGCGCTCAGCGGGCAAGGGGATTCGGCTCGCGCTCTCGAAGGTCGCGCTCGACGACTCGACGGCGCCGCTGACAATGACCGGAGGTGCGCTGCGAACGCGAGTGCTCGGGCAATCGGCGCGCGCGTCGGTTCCGTAGGGGCCGCGTCGCGGCCTGCTCAGCTCTTCGGCACCGCCGCCATCTCCGCTGCGATTGCGGCCTGTACTGCCGGGCGCTTCTGAATGCCTTCGAGGTACGCCGCTGCAGTGGGCGCCAGCGTCGCGCCGACGCGCTGCGCGAGCATCAGCGACCACGCGAGGTACGCGTCCGCGATCGTGAAGTGGTCGCCCACTGCGAACGCGCGGCCTTCGAGCTGCTTCGCTACGTACGCGAGCTTCTTGTCGAGCGCGCCGCGCGCCCACGCCTTCGCTTCCTGCGGCGAGTCGGGCGTGAACATCGTGGCGTAACAAGCCTTGTGGATCTCGGTGCCGACATAGTTCAGCCATTCGAGCACGCGGTAGCGATCGCGCGATCCCGGCGCAGGCAGAAGACCCGCGTTCGGCGCGGCGTCGGCGAGGTACTGAAGCACCGCGGCGTTCTCGGTGAGGATGCTGCCGTCGTCGAGGCGCAGCGTCGGCACCTGGCCCTTGGGCGAGACGGCGAGGAAGTCTTCCCCCGCCGCGGTGCGCTTGGTCGAGAGCGTGACGGCGGTGAGCTCGAGCGGGATGCCGGCCTCGCGCGCGGTGATGTGGCTCGCGAGCGAACATGCAAAGGGCGAGAAGTAGAGCTTCATGGTTGCCTCCGGATCGTGAGTACCTATTCTGTACCTAACGGTACATTATGAAGCGCACAGCGTCGAGCACGAAATCGGCCCCACGAAAGCGCGGCAGGCCCGCGGAGTTCCAGCGCGGCGCCGCGCTCGATGCCGCGCTCGCGACGTTCTGGCAGCGCGGCTACGGCGGCGCGTCGCTCGACGACCTGACGACCGCGATGGATCTCAACAAGCCGAGCCTCTACGCCGCGTTCGGGAACAAGCAGCAGCTGTACGAGGCCGCCGTCGACCACTACGTCGCGAACATCGGCGCCTCGTACCTCGCGCCGCTCGCGGCCGCGAAGCTGCGCGCCGCGCTCGATGGCTTCTTCGACGCGATGATCGAGGGTGTGTCCGGCAAGCACGGCCCGCGCGGCTGCATCGTCGCGTGCACACTGCCTGCGGAGGCGGGCGCCTCGAACGCCGCGCAGGCGAAGCTCGCCGCGGTGCTCGCGCAGCTCGACAGCGCGCTGGTTGCGCGCATCCACGCCGCGCAGCTGGCGGGCGAGATCGCGAAGCGTCGCGACGCGCGCGTGCTCGGCCAGCTCGTCACGAGCGGGATGCTGGCGCTCTCGATCCGCGCGCGCGCGGGCGCGAGCAAGCGCACGCTGCGCGCGATCGCGGACGAGATCGTGGCGGCGGTGCTGGCGCCCTGACAGCGCGCGTCAGCGCGCCGCTTCTCCCGCGCCGAGCGAATCGAGCGCTCTCCGCGCGTCCTCACGCACGCGCGCATCGGTGTCAGCGAGCGCACCGCGCAGCGCGTCCTCGATCTGCACCGCGAGCCGGGCGCGCGTCGGCTTGCACGGCGCGCACGTGAGCGCGTGGATCGCGTGGCGCCGCACCTTCGCGACAGGATCGGAGAGCTTGCGCAGGATCGGCTCCAGGTACGACTCGTCCGCGAGGTGATCCATCAGCTGGAGGCACCACCAGCGCACCTTCGCGTTGGGATGCTCGAGCCCGGCGATCAACGCAGCCTTCGCTTCGTCGCACACGCGCAC containing:
- a CDS encoding HEAT repeat domain-containing protein, whose translation is MTSAADLVAAFADKSRRNAAIVALVGAINAGDLRRVRVCDEAKAALIAGLEHPNAKVRWWCLQLMDHLADESYLEPILRKLSDPVAKVRRHAIHALTCAPCKPTRARLAVQIEDALRGALADTDARVREDARRALDSLGAGEAAR
- a CDS encoding TetR/AcrR family transcriptional regulator, which gives rise to MKRTASSTKSAPRKRGRPAEFQRGAALDAALATFWQRGYGGASLDDLTTAMDLNKPSLYAAFGNKQQLYEAAVDHYVANIGASYLAPLAAAKLRAALDGFFDAMIEGVSGKHGPRGCIVACTLPAEAGASNAAQAKLAAVLAQLDSALVARIHAAQLAGEIAKRRDARVLGQLVTSGMLALSIRARAGASKRTLRAIADEIVAAVLAP
- the gstA gene encoding glutathione transferase GstA, with protein sequence MKLYFSPFACSLASHITAREAGIPLELTAVTLSTKRTAAGEDFLAVSPKGQVPTLRLDDGSILTENAAVLQYLADAAPNAGLLPAPGSRDRYRVLEWLNYVGTEIHKACYATMFTPDSPQEAKAWARGALDKKLAYVAKQLEGRAFAVGDHFTIADAYLAWSLMLAQRVGATLAPTAAAYLEGIQKRPAVQAAIAAEMAAVPKS